One Acinetobacter colistiniresistens DNA segment encodes these proteins:
- the argS gene encoding arginine--tRNA ligase: MNTAIQAALDHAVQTLQQQGVLPSDWTNTSHLTRTKDRSHGDFASNIAMIGSKAAGMKPRDLAEKILAALPEVADITKAEIAGPGFINFFLNADQRYAVLDQIQAQKNDYGRSQANAAKKIQVEFVSANPTSSLHVGHGRGAAYGMTVANLLEATGASVDREYYVNDAGRQMDILATSTYLRYLELTGQTLVFPKNAYQGDYVKEIAQEIIDKDGNAHVRAVADIYKDVPEDVQYAEQLDAEGNKVILSGDKEKHIDGLIANSQQHLGADYRVFHQAALHAILDDIKDDLADFGVTFDKWFSEDSLTNKIDEALETLDQRGYLYEKDGNIWFKSTEFGDEKDRVVKRRNGQTTYFASDIAYHLNKLQRGYTDLIDIWGSDHHGYIARVKAAIDAMGYDSKKLTVLLVQFVSLWRGGEMVQMSSRSGQFVTLRDLRKEVGNDAARFYYVMRKSEQHIDFDLDLAVSQSKDNAVYYIQYAHARICRMLEKAATTGISFDAVAAREQANRLELDAETEILSKLAAYPDILVRAANAYEPHQIGNYLKELAALFHAWYNEHKVLGDDVALTQARLLLSINVQQVLHNGLELLGVSAPETM, translated from the coding sequence ATGAATACGGCAATACAAGCAGCTCTTGATCATGCGGTACAAACTCTGCAACAGCAAGGTGTACTTCCTTCAGATTGGACCAACACGAGCCATTTAACCCGTACCAAAGACCGAAGTCACGGAGACTTCGCTTCAAATATTGCCATGATCGGTTCAAAAGCCGCGGGCATGAAACCACGCGATCTTGCTGAAAAAATCCTGGCGGCCCTCCCTGAAGTGGCGGACATTACCAAAGCAGAAATTGCAGGTCCGGGTTTTATCAACTTCTTTTTAAATGCTGATCAGCGCTATGCAGTGCTCGACCAAATTCAAGCGCAAAAAAATGATTATGGTCGCAGCCAAGCCAATGCAGCTAAAAAAATCCAAGTCGAATTTGTATCTGCCAATCCAACCTCTAGTCTGCATGTCGGACATGGTCGTGGTGCAGCCTATGGCATGACTGTTGCGAACTTATTAGAAGCAACAGGTGCATCCGTTGACCGCGAATACTATGTCAATGATGCAGGCCGTCAAATGGATATTTTGGCCACTTCAACTTATTTACGTTATTTAGAATTGACTGGTCAAACTTTAGTTTTTCCTAAAAATGCCTACCAAGGTGACTACGTCAAAGAAATTGCACAAGAAATTATTGATAAAGATGGCAATGCCCACGTTCGTGCCGTTGCTGACATCTATAAAGATGTACCCGAAGATGTTCAATACGCTGAACAACTCGATGCAGAAGGCAATAAAGTTATTCTTTCTGGCGACAAAGAAAAGCACATTGATGGTTTGATCGCAAACTCACAACAACACTTGGGTGCGGACTACCGTGTTTTCCATCAAGCAGCTTTACATGCCATCTTGGATGACATCAAAGATGACTTGGCAGACTTTGGTGTAACCTTTGACAAATGGTTCAGTGAAGACTCCCTGACCAACAAGATTGACGAAGCGCTTGAGACATTAGACCAACGTGGTTACCTCTATGAAAAGGACGGTAATATCTGGTTTAAATCGACCGAGTTCGGTGATGAAAAAGACCGTGTAGTGAAACGTCGTAATGGTCAAACCACTTACTTTGCTTCTGACATTGCTTATCACTTGAATAAATTACAACGTGGCTATACTGACCTGATTGATATCTGGGGTTCAGACCACCACGGGTATATTGCACGTGTGAAAGCAGCGATTGATGCCATGGGTTACGACTCGAAAAAACTGACCGTACTTTTGGTTCAGTTCGTAAGTTTGTGGCGTGGTGGCGAGATGGTACAAATGTCATCTCGTTCAGGTCAGTTCGTGACATTGCGTGATCTTCGTAAAGAAGTGGGGAATGACGCGGCGCGTTTCTACTATGTGATGCGCAAGTCTGAACAACACATCGATTTTGACCTCGATCTTGCCGTCTCACAAAGCAAAGACAATGCAGTGTATTACATTCAATATGCACATGCCCGTATTTGCCGTATGTTAGAAAAAGCAGCCACTACAGGGATCAGTTTTGATGCTGTTGCGGCGCGTGAACAAGCCAACCGTTTAGAACTTGACGCTGAAACAGAAATTTTATCTAAGCTTGCTGCGTATCCAGATATCTTGGTTCGTGCAGCCAATGCCTATGAACCGCACCAGATTGGTAACTATCTGAAAGAATTGGCGGCCTTGTTCCACGCATGGTACAACGAGCATAAAGTATTGGGTGATGATGTGGCTCTGACTCAAGCACGTTTATTGCTTTCAATCAACGTACAGCAAGTTCTACATAATGGCTTAGAATTGCTTGGTGTCTCCGCTCCTGAGACCATGTAA
- a CDS encoding DUF2798 domain-containing protein, with protein sequence MQELKASSWRIAKLPAKYAMWILPLILSFFMSGTLSLVNLWMRTGFIPGFLIIWLETWMFSWLIAYPLVLILLPVVRRLTGLIVDMQPKP encoded by the coding sequence ATGCAGGAATTGAAAGCAAGCTCTTGGCGGATTGCGAAATTGCCCGCCAAGTATGCGATGTGGATATTACCATTGATTCTATCCTTTTTTATGAGTGGGACGCTGTCACTGGTTAATCTATGGATGAGGACAGGTTTTATTCCAGGTTTTCTGATCATATGGCTAGAGACATGGATGTTTTCCTGGCTGATCGCCTATCCTTTGGTGTTGATTTTATTGCCCGTAGTTCGGCGATTAACAGGTCTGATTGTGGATATGCAACCTAAGCCATAA
- a CDS encoding SPOR domain-containing protein codes for MFGKTQRGVSERPNKPKKPLIPKWLGMLVAILAILCAAVMLMLWQPWQPVPAKNQVTSEHYQEENTNKDYRFYDLLPQQQVTPIPEQAVPETKTQGNVVIIESPKPQTTTTQEPDSGISATEQPTAPAHATYILQVRSYPDPDSADARRAEIILNGLSADVVKSVENGQTWYRVFSGPYDSQESALAAQQTLQHSGIDSIVIKR; via the coding sequence GTGTTTGGAAAAACGCAACGTGGTGTATCTGAACGACCAAACAAGCCTAAAAAACCGCTCATTCCAAAGTGGTTAGGAATGCTTGTCGCCATTCTCGCGATTCTATGTGCTGCGGTGATGTTGATGCTTTGGCAACCATGGCAGCCCGTGCCTGCGAAAAATCAGGTGACCTCTGAACATTATCAAGAAGAAAATACCAATAAAGACTACCGTTTTTATGACTTGCTTCCTCAACAGCAAGTAACCCCAATTCCTGAACAAGCGGTACCTGAGACCAAAACTCAAGGAAATGTAGTCATTATTGAATCACCAAAACCACAAACCACCACAACTCAAGAGCCTGATAGCGGAATCAGTGCAACTGAACAACCCACAGCACCCGCACATGCGACCTACATTTTACAGGTTCGCAGCTATCCTGACCCAGACAGTGCCGATGCGCGTCGTGCAGAAATTATTCTAAATGGTTTATCTGCTGATGTGGTGAAAAGCGTTGAAAATGGTCAGACTTGGTACCGTGTATTCTCTGGACCTTACGATAGTCAGGAATCTGCACTGGCCGCACAACAAACCTTGCAACACAGCGGTATTGACTCTATTGTGATTAAACGCTAA
- a CDS encoding DUF3861 domain-containing protein, whose translation MKQHQYHVTVQHLKDAKGHVSTYSERLEFYTGNHDDLFEIVERLKKADFFDDQTTKSFAVGLKLFSEVMLENKDHPLFATFLPQFGQFMKNLKQQVQQDLLE comes from the coding sequence ATGAAACAACATCAATATCATGTCACGGTGCAACATTTAAAAGATGCGAAAGGGCATGTCTCAACCTATAGTGAGCGTCTAGAGTTTTATACGGGCAATCATGACGATCTCTTCGAGATAGTCGAACGTTTGAAGAAAGCAGATTTTTTTGATGATCAAACCACCAAGTCATTTGCAGTGGGTTTAAAACTATTTAGTGAGGTGATGTTAGAAAATAAAGATCATCCATTATTCGCAACGTTCTTACCTCAGTTTGGTCAGTTTATGAAAAATTTAAAACAGCAGGTGCAACAAGATCTTCTGGAATAA
- a CDS encoding OsmC family protein, whose protein sequence is MSMIASATVQTLPEPWKGEVHSGKHQFLTDKPEQFGGHDTGPAPYDFLTASLASCTMITLRMYAQHKEIDLGEFKVEVDFHINREQQERIERRVVFQQPVAQDLKEKLLNVCSKTPVTKTLLRSLDIQTMIL, encoded by the coding sequence ATGAGTATGATTGCAAGTGCAACCGTCCAGACTTTGCCGGAACCTTGGAAGGGTGAGGTACACAGTGGCAAGCATCAATTCCTTACCGATAAACCAGAACAGTTTGGAGGGCATGATACAGGTCCTGCACCTTATGATTTCCTCACCGCAAGTTTGGCTTCATGTACCATGATCACCTTGCGTATGTATGCGCAGCATAAGGAAATCGATTTAGGTGAATTCAAGGTTGAGGTGGATTTTCATATCAATCGCGAGCAGCAGGAGCGTATAGAACGTCGAGTTGTGTTTCAGCAACCTGTTGCACAGGATTTAAAAGAAAAGCTTCTTAATGTCTGTAGCAAAACCCCTGTTACTAAAACTTTGTTACGTAGTTTAGACATTCAGACCATGATTCTTTAA
- a CDS encoding glutathione S-transferase family protein: MITLHYLQCSRSFRILWALEELGVDCQVEYYQRLANFSAPNSLKQIHPLGKAPILVDGDDVIVESAVILDYLQQQYDLQHQFKPQQAADQRQYSYWMHYAEGSLMPLLVMTLVMNNVSKHVPWVIRPIAEKISDGVKAGFVRPRVKEHILYLEDYLAKHDYFAGDFSFADIQMAFPLIAIQNRLHGKYPHIQAFVQRVQQRPAFQRAEQKTLHSQCA; this comes from the coding sequence ATGATTACCTTACATTACCTACAATGTTCACGTTCTTTCCGTATCTTGTGGGCATTAGAAGAACTTGGTGTGGATTGCCAAGTTGAGTATTATCAAAGGTTAGCCAATTTCTCAGCACCCAACAGCCTCAAACAGATCCATCCATTGGGTAAAGCACCTATTTTAGTGGATGGTGACGATGTGATTGTTGAATCTGCTGTCATTTTAGACTACTTGCAGCAACAGTATGATCTGCAACATCAATTTAAACCGCAACAAGCTGCTGATCAACGCCAATATTCCTATTGGATGCATTATGCAGAAGGCTCATTGATGCCTTTATTGGTCATGACTTTGGTGATGAACAATGTCAGTAAACATGTTCCTTGGGTGATTCGTCCCATCGCTGAAAAAATTAGTGATGGTGTCAAAGCAGGTTTTGTGCGTCCGCGCGTCAAAGAACATATTTTGTATCTTGAAGATTATCTGGCAAAACATGATTATTTTGCAGGCGACTTTTCTTTTGCAGATATTCAAATGGCCTTTCCGTTGATCGCCATACAAAATCGTTTACATGGTAAATATCCGCATATTCAAGCTTTTGTACAACGGGTTCAACAACGTCCAGCCTTTCAGCGTGCTGAACAAAAAACCTTACATTCGCAATGCGCATAG
- a CDS encoding Dyp-type peroxidase, which translates to MTAQSVILPLPSDHARFIVLRLKDLSVAELKQQIEVLLSTRDRLITQHPNDQIKTAVAFGPELWSKLYSQTPEGFKQLDPQQGAFNMPVVPADVFIHIASARADICFAISQAFFQGIQDKVEVLDERACFRFFDGRDMTGFIDGTENPQFPDDRAEAALLPETAEAFANGSFIFAQRYVHDLAKWQMLKVDAQEHVFGRTKLESIELDDEIKPENSHVARTVVEDDKGEEMEILRHSLPYGDGKGEQGLFFVAYTNNLSIIDEMLKRMFGTTGDGIHDRLLHFTTAIDGAYYFAPSDELLAQLLED; encoded by the coding sequence ATGACTGCGCAATCTGTCATTCTTCCACTACCTTCTGACCATGCCCGCTTTATTGTTTTACGTTTAAAAGATTTAAGTGTTGCCGAATTAAAACAACAAATTGAAGTTCTACTTTCAACACGTGATCGCCTGATCACACAGCATCCCAATGACCAGATCAAAACTGCGGTTGCATTTGGCCCTGAACTCTGGTCAAAACTCTATTCTCAAACTCCAGAAGGCTTTAAGCAACTCGATCCGCAACAAGGCGCCTTCAATATGCCTGTAGTTCCTGCCGATGTGTTTATTCATATTGCCAGTGCCCGTGCAGATATCTGCTTTGCCATCAGCCAAGCCTTCTTTCAGGGTATTCAAGATAAAGTTGAGGTTTTGGATGAACGTGCTTGCTTCCGTTTCTTTGATGGCCGTGACATGACCGGCTTTATTGATGGGACGGAGAACCCGCAATTCCCAGATGACCGTGCTGAAGCCGCCCTACTCCCAGAAACAGCCGAAGCTTTTGCCAATGGCAGTTTTATCTTTGCACAGCGCTATGTTCATGATCTGGCAAAATGGCAAATGCTCAAAGTCGATGCGCAAGAGCATGTCTTTGGTCGTACCAAACTAGAGTCAATTGAACTAGATGATGAGATCAAGCCAGAAAACTCACATGTGGCACGTACCGTGGTGGAAGATGATAAAGGGGAAGAAATGGAAATCTTGCGCCACAGCTTGCCTTATGGAGATGGCAAAGGTGAGCAAGGTTTATTTTTCGTCGCTTATACCAACAACCTCAGTATTATTGATGAAATGCTGAAACGCATGTTCGGCACCACAGGTGATGGTATCCATGACCGCTTATTGCATTTCACTACTGCCATTGATGGTGCTTATTATTTTGCGCCAAGTGATGAATTATTAGCACAACTTTTAGAAGACTAA
- a CDS encoding MFS transporter: protein MSQKTIDVQSFIDEIPLSALQKLIMWLCFLIVAIDGFDTAAVGFIAPALKAEWGLQPTDLAPLFGAGLFGLMAGALVFGPLSDKLGRKPILIGSVIMFGCASLFAAFSSDLQTLIIWRFLTGLGLGGALPNAITLTSEYAPTSRRSNLVTMMFCGFTIGSALGGILSAQLLPHIGWHGILLIGGIAPLCTVPFLYYLLPESLRFLVLKQKSTEKIESIIRRIAPRISEIPHLVPTVNEVAKSSLKNLFGKGFALGTFLIWFTFFMSFLIIYMISSWMPTLLTNAGFNLSNASWLTSIFQIGGTIGAIVLGLLMDKLDATKVLSTAYAFGGLFLICLGLGIEQANTVLLMFAMFGVGAGISGSQVGANAFSSSFYPTHCRATGVSWANAVGRAGSVVGSIMGGWLMSLHLSNFAILSLLAIPAFCAAVSLLLIKRLKKEQPSVVTTLG from the coding sequence ATGTCTCAAAAAACAATAGATGTGCAAAGTTTCATCGATGAAATTCCGCTTTCAGCTTTGCAAAAATTAATCATGTGGCTGTGCTTTTTGATTGTTGCAATTGATGGTTTTGATACCGCAGCAGTGGGATTTATCGCGCCTGCATTAAAAGCCGAATGGGGACTACAACCCACCGATCTGGCACCGTTATTTGGTGCAGGCTTATTTGGTTTGATGGCAGGTGCACTGGTTTTTGGACCGTTATCCGATAAATTAGGCCGTAAACCGATTTTGATCGGCTCAGTGATCATGTTTGGTTGCGCCAGTCTATTTGCAGCCTTTTCTTCAGACCTACAAACCCTGATTATCTGGCGTTTTCTGACAGGTTTAGGTTTGGGTGGTGCTTTACCCAATGCGATTACCTTAACTTCAGAATATGCACCAACTTCCCGACGTTCAAATCTGGTCACCATGATGTTTTGTGGTTTTACCATTGGCTCTGCCTTGGGTGGGATTTTGTCGGCTCAATTGCTGCCACATATTGGTTGGCATGGCATTTTACTGATTGGTGGGATTGCTCCTTTATGCACAGTCCCTTTTTTATATTATTTACTGCCTGAATCGTTACGGTTTCTTGTGCTGAAACAAAAAAGTACCGAAAAAATTGAAAGCATTATCCGTCGTATCGCACCACGGATCAGCGAGATTCCACACTTAGTACCCACCGTAAATGAAGTTGCGAAATCGAGTTTAAAAAATTTGTTCGGCAAAGGTTTTGCCTTGGGAACATTTCTGATCTGGTTCACTTTTTTTATGAGCTTTCTGATTATTTATATGATCTCAAGCTGGATGCCAACCTTATTGACCAACGCCGGTTTTAACTTATCCAACGCCTCATGGCTCACCTCGATTTTCCAGATTGGCGGGACGATTGGTGCCATTGTCTTGGGCTTGCTGATGGACAAGCTGGATGCCACCAAAGTGTTAAGCACCGCTTATGCATTTGGTGGTCTATTTCTGATTTGTCTCGGTTTGGGAATCGAACAAGCCAACACGGTATTGCTGATGTTTGCCATGTTTGGTGTCGGTGCCGGAATCAGTGGGTCACAGGTCGGTGCCAATGCCTTTTCTTCCAGTTTTTATCCCACCCATTGTCGTGCAACAGGCGTGAGTTGGGCCAATGCGGTCGGACGTGCCGGTTCTGTGGTGGGTTCGATCATGGGGGGCTGGCTGATGTCATTGCATCTTTCTAACTTTGCTATTCTCAGTCTGCTCGCCATTCCCGCTTTTTGTGCCGCAGTTTCATTGTTGTTGATTAAACGTCTTAAAAAAGAACAGCCTAGCGTTGTGACAACTCTCGGCTGA
- a CDS encoding OprD family outer membrane porin, with amino-acid sequence MDSMHHFNVKIVALSILLPMSGASSGVWAADPTQPIQDEWKFNLKNAYLYRDYANSNAKNFGSWSQGVSLFYTSNLYDTPFVIADKPIRIGADASVQYAVRLSADRHVSDMVLPFDRQTQSQASDYSKYGATLKLGYGKTLLSVGELWLDLPVTSSDASRQLITSYWGSSLKSQISDQLYAELGRVTKVSPRNEDNFHKFSFSSNGKTAYSDGLNYLDLRYQLTPSLKAEYYFGNLENLYNKHYLGLEHTWKQPTFSLNSKFKYFNAKNDGDNFKIDAQNIGLLEMLKVNNQSFGLGYQQIVGESAYPLPDGFLPELYFINWNATGFFKQNEKSYHLMYGYDFKDYVPGLNAMVKYVYGYDFKTANGEKNHETESNVLVNYAFQQPYLKGFAVQYLRVDYKVKHGNDFGEDRLFVNYTKRF; translated from the coding sequence ATTGATTCTATGCACCACTTTAACGTGAAAATTGTAGCGCTGAGTATCTTGCTGCCAATGTCTGGGGCAAGTTCGGGCGTATGGGCAGCTGACCCCACCCAGCCCATTCAAGACGAATGGAAATTTAACCTGAAGAATGCCTATCTATACCGTGATTATGCCAATAGCAATGCAAAAAACTTTGGCAGTTGGTCTCAAGGGGTATCTTTGTTTTATACCTCAAACTTATACGATACCCCTTTCGTGATCGCAGACAAGCCAATTCGGATCGGGGCGGATGCTTCGGTACAATATGCAGTACGGTTAAGCGCAGATCGACACGTCAGTGATATGGTATTGCCTTTTGATCGGCAGACCCAGTCCCAAGCGTCTGATTATTCAAAGTATGGAGCAACCCTGAAACTAGGCTATGGCAAAACTTTATTGAGTGTTGGGGAGCTATGGCTGGACTTGCCTGTTACCAGCTCGGATGCCAGTCGTCAGTTAATTACCTCCTATTGGGGCAGCAGTTTAAAATCACAGATTTCGGATCAACTCTATGCTGAACTGGGTCGGGTGACAAAAGTGTCTCCACGTAATGAAGATAACTTTCATAAGTTCTCCTTCAGCTCGAATGGTAAAACGGCCTATTCCGATGGCCTGAATTATCTTGACCTACGTTATCAGCTGACCCCCTCGCTCAAAGCTGAATATTACTTTGGCAATTTAGAAAATTTATATAACAAACACTATCTCGGTCTGGAGCATACCTGGAAACAGCCCACTTTTTCACTGAACTCCAAGTTTAAATATTTCAATGCCAAAAATGATGGCGACAATTTTAAGATCGATGCGCAAAATATCGGGCTGTTAGAAATGTTGAAAGTGAACAATCAGAGCTTTGGTTTGGGTTATCAACAGATTGTTGGTGAATCGGCCTATCCTTTACCTGATGGTTTTTTGCCTGAGTTGTATTTTATTAACTGGAATGCCACAGGCTTTTTTAAGCAGAATGAAAAGTCCTATCATCTGATGTACGGCTATGATTTTAAGGACTACGTACCAGGGTTAAATGCTATGGTGAAATATGTCTATGGTTATGATTTTAAAACCGCCAATGGTGAGAAAAATCATGAAACTGAATCCAATGTCTTGGTCAATTATGCCTTTCAGCAGCCTTATTTAAAGGGTTTTGCTGTTCAATATCTGCGTGTTGATTACAAGGTCAAACATGGCAATGACTTTGGTGAAGACCGTTTGTTTGTGAACTATACGAAGCGGTTTTAA
- a CDS encoding pirin family protein: MSNNNDYDISDSKDCETYINQFIQEFTIRSAEIGKGTVIKRALPSRQKRLVGAWCFLDHAGPVSFPAGDGLDVGPHPHIGLQTFTWMIEGTMMHTDSLGSKQLIRPKQVNLMTAGRGISHTEVAPDTETKMHAAQLWIALPDDKLNIPPKFEHYPELPIVNKDQVEFTVLVGDFLDTTSPVQVHTLLVGVDLTAQADTKTRIPLNPEFEYAFMALEGTARVNGHELTVDNMVVLETGLTEIEVELTQGHRLLLIGGEPFQSPILLWWNFVGRTMEELKQAREDWLNHDARFGEIPDYQGKRLEAPVLPDQMRASK, encoded by the coding sequence ATGAGCAATAATAACGACTACGATATTTCTGATTCAAAAGACTGCGAAACATATATCAATCAATTTATTCAAGAATTTACTATTCGCTCGGCCGAAATTGGCAAGGGAACCGTGATTAAACGTGCTTTACCGAGTCGACAAAAGCGCTTGGTCGGGGCATGGTGTTTTCTCGATCATGCTGGGCCTGTGAGCTTTCCTGCAGGTGATGGTCTGGATGTGGGGCCGCATCCACATATTGGTTTGCAGACTTTTACATGGATGATTGAAGGCACCATGATGCATACCGATAGTCTGGGTTCAAAACAACTCATCCGTCCGAAACAGGTCAATTTGATGACTGCTGGTCGTGGGATTTCACACACTGAAGTTGCACCTGATACTGAAACTAAAATGCACGCTGCTCAGCTATGGATTGCCTTGCCTGATGACAAACTGAATATACCGCCTAAGTTTGAGCATTATCCAGAATTACCAATTGTAAATAAAGATCAGGTTGAATTTACCGTACTGGTTGGAGATTTCCTCGACACAACTTCACCTGTGCAGGTGCATACGCTTTTAGTGGGTGTAGATCTTACCGCACAAGCCGATACCAAGACCCGTATTCCATTAAACCCAGAGTTTGAATATGCGTTTATGGCACTTGAAGGTACCGCTCGCGTTAATGGTCATGAACTTACTGTCGATAACATGGTGGTACTGGAAACTGGGCTGACGGAAATTGAGGTAGAACTTACCCAAGGGCATCGTTTGTTGCTGATTGGCGGAGAACCGTTTCAATCGCCGATTTTGCTGTGGTGGAATTTCGTAGGCCGAACGATGGAAGAGTTAAAGCAAGCGCGTGAAGATTGGTTGAACCATGATGCACGTTTCGGCGAAATTCCAGATTATCAGGGCAAACGTTTGGAAGCACCTGTGTTACCCGATCAAATGAGGGCATCAAAATGA
- a CDS encoding PadR family transcriptional regulator, with amino-acid sequence MKHQSEHSHDEAEAALLHREHHRAGRRGRLFESGRMKLLVLHLIQQSPKHGYEIIKEISDLVGDGYSPSAGTIYPTLTTLEEMNLIRLLDAERKQYQITDYGESYLKEQQDMLLALLQKLRLRREIHNNDQLIDIHRAMENLKTALRLKLNIADLQQEQIHQIAEKIDQAAIAIGRL; translated from the coding sequence ATGAAACATCAATCAGAGCATTCCCATGATGAAGCCGAAGCGGCTTTATTACATCGAGAACATCACCGAGCCGGTCGCCGTGGTCGCTTATTTGAATCAGGTCGCATGAAACTGTTGGTACTGCATTTGATTCAGCAAAGCCCCAAACATGGCTATGAAATTATTAAAGAAATTAGCGATCTGGTCGGTGATGGTTATAGCCCAAGTGCAGGAACGATTTATCCAACGCTGACCACACTGGAAGAAATGAATTTGATTCGCCTGCTGGATGCCGAACGTAAGCAATACCAGATCACCGACTATGGCGAAAGTTATTTAAAAGAGCAGCAAGACATGCTATTGGCACTTCTACAAAAGCTACGACTAAGACGTGAAATTCATAATAATGATCAGCTGATTGATATCCACCGCGCCATGGAGAACCTCAAGACGGCATTGCGCTTAAAACTGAATATCGCGGATTTGCAACAAGAGCAGATCCATCAAATTGCGGAAAAAATTGATCAGGCCGCCATCGCAATCGGACGTTTATAA
- a CDS encoding LysE family transporter, with translation MSLHIWFAFMLACWVISISPGAGAIASMSSGLNYGFQHGYWNAIGLQVALILQILIVAAGVGVLFATTPWAFQVVKWFGVIYLLYLAYMQWTAPIQNIEIQQEQNDKSALALVFKGFVVNMSNPKAIVFLLAVLPQFLDLNRPQWLQYLIMAMTMVTIDLIVMAGYTGLASKVLRLLRSPTQQKYLNRGFAVMFSGAALLLSVIQQSA, from the coding sequence ATGTCTTTGCATATTTGGTTTGCTTTTATGTTGGCTTGCTGGGTGATTAGTATTTCTCCAGGGGCTGGTGCAATTGCCTCAATGTCGAGTGGTCTCAACTATGGCTTTCAGCATGGCTATTGGAATGCGATCGGTTTGCAAGTGGCCCTGATTCTACAAATTTTGATTGTCGCTGCGGGCGTTGGTGTCCTATTTGCCACGACTCCTTGGGCTTTTCAGGTGGTGAAATGGTTTGGTGTGATTTATTTGCTCTATCTAGCTTATATGCAGTGGACAGCACCTATCCAAAACATTGAGATTCAGCAGGAACAGAATGATAAATCTGCTTTGGCTTTGGTATTTAAAGGCTTTGTGGTGAATATGAGCAACCCCAAAGCAATCGTATTTTTATTGGCTGTTCTACCGCAGTTTTTGGACTTAAATCGACCACAGTGGCTGCAATATCTGATCATGGCAATGACAATGGTGACGATTGATTTGATTGTCATGGCGGGCTATACCGGACTGGCATCGAAAGTGTTGAGACTGCTTCGCTCACCGACACAGCAAAAATATTTAAATCGTGGGTTTGCCGTGATGTTTAGTGGTGCAGCCTTATTATTGAGTGTAATTCAGCAATCGGCCTAA
- the znuB gene encoding zinc ABC transporter permease subunit ZnuB — protein MMEWLQLLLPAWIMGSLLVFLTAPLGCLMLWRRMSFFADTMAHGTLLGVAVAGILNLPFWLGVACLALLLVALIWVLHDSRLPNDALLALSSATLLCSGLLLIQQVPSLRPELLSYLFGDLLSIEWSDLPMFAVVISAALIVLYRSWSAQIQIAIDPDIAMSEGVNANWQRLVFMLLLALFTVLALRAVGSLLMGALLVIPALSARLLAHSPKQMVIWAFVLAQFGVTVGLWSSAALNIATGLSIVLCMALCFAAIFIAQKFKSQSQSA, from the coding sequence ATGATGGAATGGTTACAACTCCTGTTACCTGCTTGGATCATGGGGTCATTGCTGGTTTTCCTGACCGCTCCACTCGGTTGCCTGATGCTGTGGCGCAGAATGTCTTTTTTTGCCGATACCATGGCACATGGTACCCTGCTCGGTGTGGCAGTTGCAGGTATTCTGAATTTACCGTTCTGGCTCGGTGTAGCCTGCCTCGCCCTATTGCTGGTTGCCCTAATATGGGTGCTGCATGATTCACGCTTACCCAATGATGCACTGCTCGCTTTAAGCTCGGCCACCCTACTCTGCTCTGGCCTACTGTTAATTCAGCAAGTGCCAAGCCTACGCCCGGAATTATTGAGCTATCTATTTGGTGATTTACTCAGTATCGAGTGGTCTGATTTACCCATGTTTGCAGTGGTGATCAGTGCTGCACTGATCGTGCTCTATCGTTCATGGTCAGCTCAGATTCAGATTGCAATTGATCCTGATATTGCGATGAGTGAAGGGGTAAATGCCAACTGGCAACGTCTGGTCTTTATGTTGTTATTGGCATTGTTTACGGTACTGGCGTTACGTGCGGTGGGTTCACTCTTGATGGGCGCGCTGCTGGTCATCCCAGCCCTCAGTGCCCGTTTACTGGCACACTCTCCTAAACAAATGGTGATCTGGGCATTTGTGTTAGCACAGTTTGGCGTTACCGTTGGCTTATGGTCAAGCGCTGCGTTAAATATTGCAACGGGGCTAAGCATCGTTTTATGTATGGCGCTGTGTTTTGCTGCCATTTTTATCGCACAAAAATTTAAAAGCCAGTCACAATCTGCCTAA